A region from the Actinoplanes sp. OR16 genome encodes:
- a CDS encoding 6-carboxytetrahydropterin synthase yields the protein MFSVTVRDHIMIAHSFSGEVFGPAQRLHGATFVVDATFRRPELDDDNIVVDIGRAGEQLHTICSTLSYRNLDDDPEFSGVNTSTEFLAKVIADRLAVRIQAGELGPGATGLTGLSVTLHESHIAWASYERTL from the coding sequence TTGTTCAGCGTCACCGTCCGCGACCACATCATGATCGCGCACAGCTTCTCCGGCGAGGTCTTCGGACCGGCGCAGCGTCTGCACGGCGCCACCTTCGTGGTGGACGCGACGTTCCGCCGCCCCGAACTGGACGACGACAACATCGTGGTCGACATCGGCCGGGCCGGCGAGCAGCTGCACACGATCTGCTCCACGCTCAGTTACCGCAACCTCGACGACGACCCGGAGTTCTCCGGCGTCAACACCTCCACCGAGTTCCTCGCGAAGGTCATCGCCGACCGCCTGGCAGTCCGCATCCAGGCCGGCGAACTAGGCCCCGGCGCGACCGGCCTGACCGGCCTCTCGGTAACCCTGCACGAGTCACACATCGCTTGGGCAAGCTACGAGCGAACGCTGTGA
- a CDS encoding ABC transporter substrate-binding protein produces the protein MRLVSLLPSATEIVYALGLGDDLVGVTFECDEPAAARSEKAVVVGGRDTGSMTPAEIDDYVRTQMAAGGDLYTLHADALAGLAPDLILTQDLCRVCALPSGHVDDALAHLGCRSDVLSLDPHTLDEVLATFEEVARAVGVPEKGSDLTARLKQRLARVAAAVEGRARPKVAVVEWVDPPFGAGHWVPDLITAAGGEPVAARPGRRSVQMSWPELTAPKPDVVLVTPCGYHLDGAVRQAEAVRRHFPDAEIWAIDGDGLVVRPGPRLIDGVEAIAAILHPEAVPPAPPGTVARVA, from the coding sequence ATGCGACTCGTGTCCTTGCTGCCGTCGGCTACTGAGATCGTCTACGCCCTCGGGCTGGGGGACGACCTGGTCGGCGTGACGTTCGAGTGTGACGAGCCGGCTGCCGCCCGGTCCGAGAAGGCGGTGGTGGTCGGCGGGCGTGACACCGGGTCGATGACACCGGCGGAGATCGACGACTACGTGCGGACGCAGATGGCCGCTGGTGGCGATCTCTACACGTTGCACGCCGACGCGCTCGCCGGGCTGGCCCCAGACCTGATCCTCACGCAGGACCTGTGCCGCGTGTGTGCGCTGCCGTCGGGACACGTCGACGACGCGCTCGCTCATCTGGGGTGCCGCTCCGACGTGCTGTCCCTGGATCCGCACACGCTGGACGAGGTTCTTGCGACGTTCGAGGAGGTCGCGCGGGCGGTCGGCGTACCGGAGAAGGGCAGTGACCTGACCGCTCGCCTGAAGCAACGTCTCGCGCGGGTGGCCGCGGCGGTCGAAGGCCGCGCGCGCCCGAAGGTGGCCGTCGTCGAATGGGTGGATCCGCCGTTCGGTGCGGGCCACTGGGTGCCGGATCTGATCACGGCGGCGGGTGGCGAACCGGTGGCAGCGCGTCCGGGGCGGCGATCGGTGCAGATGTCCTGGCCGGAATTGACCGCGCCGAAGCCGGACGTCGTGCTGGTCACGCCGTGCGGTTACCACTTGGACGGGGCGGTCCGGCAGGCCGAGGCGGTACGCCGGCACTTCCCGGACGCCGAGATCTGGGCGATCGACGGCGACGGTCTCGTGGTGCGCCCGGGACCGCGACTGATCGACGGTGTGGAGGCGATAGCGGCGATCCTGCATCCGGAGGCCGTCCCGCCCGCGCCGCCCGGCACCGTCGCCCGAGTCGCGTAA
- a CDS encoding SMI1/KNR4 family protein, whose protein sequence is MDIDRSPDAAVIAALREALHADDEGASALGWPAVRAFEEEHGVTVPEPYRTFVAEVSDGSFAGPPDYGLVALAEVPDDWGDDRSQRVLARPFPLAAAWLWEEDEDADEDLIEQVFNDGSIVLGTDGCGMYWHLVVSGPQRGQVWMISGEGATPFGGAAGFAGWVRHWASGKGWFDAS, encoded by the coding sequence ATGGACATCGACCGGAGCCCGGACGCCGCCGTCATCGCCGCGTTGCGGGAGGCGCTGCACGCCGACGACGAGGGCGCGTCGGCGCTGGGCTGGCCCGCTGTGCGCGCGTTCGAGGAGGAGCACGGGGTGACGGTGCCCGAGCCCTACCGGACGTTCGTCGCCGAGGTGTCCGACGGGTCGTTCGCGGGGCCTCCCGACTACGGGCTCGTCGCCCTCGCCGAGGTGCCGGACGACTGGGGTGACGATCGTTCGCAGCGTGTGCTGGCGCGACCGTTCCCGCTGGCCGCGGCGTGGTTGTGGGAGGAGGACGAGGACGCCGACGAGGACCTGATCGAGCAGGTCTTCAACGACGGGTCGATCGTGCTCGGGACGGACGGCTGCGGGATGTACTGGCATCTCGTCGTCTCCGGGCCGCAGCGCGGGCAGGTCTGGATGATCTCCGGGGAGGGCGCGACGCCGTTCGGCGGGGCGGCCGGTTTCGCGGGCTGGGTGCGGCATTGGGCGAGCGGGAAGGGGTGGTTCGACGCCTCCTGA
- a CDS encoding nucleobase:cation symporter-2 family protein: MSEAVTRHPVDQRLPYARLAVLGLQHVLVMYAGCVAVPLIVGGALKLDASTIAILVNADLFVAGLITIVQSLGIGRILGVRLPVVAGATFAALNPMILIGGKYGMPAIYGAFLVSGVFGLLIARPFAKIIHLFPPLVTGTVITVIGLSLIDAGAGLIAGNNEEAPGYGDLGNLALAGGIILMIVLINRFARGFLVSLSVLLGLLFGVIVAAFMGLVDFSGVGQASWFGLARPFYFGPPEFQAAAIISMCIVMLIIYVESTADMIAVGQAVGKPPTEKDIARGLAADGLSGILAGVFNSFLDTAFAQNVGLVQVTRVRSRYVVTAAGVILVLLGLIPKLGEVIAAVPGPVIGAAALVMFATVTAVGIRSLRKVEFDGNNNLLIIAISIGAGMVPVVAPNFYSKMPDELQIIFGSSITTTVIVVFLLNLLFNGPAKPRATEPGPADPVPATSEASHPDAAATATAPPESAPSEAAPSGPAKA, translated from the coding sequence ATGTCCGAAGCGGTGACCCGACACCCGGTCGATCAGCGCCTGCCGTACGCCCGCCTCGCGGTGCTCGGCCTCCAGCACGTCCTCGTCATGTACGCCGGCTGCGTCGCCGTCCCGCTGATCGTCGGCGGCGCGCTCAAGCTCGACGCGAGCACCATCGCGATCCTGGTCAACGCCGACCTGTTCGTGGCCGGCCTGATCACGATCGTGCAGAGCCTCGGGATCGGCAGGATCCTCGGGGTACGCCTGCCGGTCGTCGCGGGCGCCACGTTCGCCGCGCTCAACCCGATGATCCTGATCGGCGGCAAGTACGGGATGCCCGCCATCTACGGCGCGTTCCTCGTCTCCGGCGTCTTCGGCCTGCTCATCGCCAGGCCGTTCGCGAAGATCATCCACCTCTTCCCGCCGCTGGTCACCGGCACCGTCATCACGGTCATCGGCCTGTCGCTCATCGACGCCGGCGCCGGACTGATCGCCGGGAACAACGAGGAGGCGCCCGGCTACGGCGATCTCGGCAACCTCGCGCTGGCCGGCGGCATCATCCTGATGATCGTCCTGATCAACCGGTTCGCCCGCGGCTTCCTGGTGTCGCTCTCGGTACTGCTCGGCCTGCTCTTCGGCGTGATCGTCGCGGCCTTCATGGGCCTCGTCGACTTCTCCGGCGTCGGCCAGGCGAGCTGGTTCGGACTGGCGCGGCCGTTCTACTTCGGGCCGCCGGAGTTCCAGGCCGCCGCGATCATCTCGATGTGCATCGTCATGCTGATCATCTACGTCGAGTCGACGGCCGACATGATCGCTGTCGGCCAGGCGGTCGGTAAGCCGCCCACCGAGAAGGACATCGCCCGCGGTCTCGCCGCCGACGGCCTCTCCGGCATCCTGGCCGGTGTCTTCAACTCCTTCCTCGACACGGCGTTCGCCCAGAACGTCGGCCTCGTCCAGGTCACCCGGGTCCGCAGCCGGTACGTCGTCACCGCGGCCGGCGTCATCCTGGTGCTGCTCGGCCTCATCCCGAAGCTCGGCGAAGTGATCGCCGCAGTGCCCGGACCGGTCATCGGCGCGGCGGCCCTCGTCATGTTCGCCACGGTCACCGCTGTCGGCATCCGCAGCCTGCGCAAGGTCGAGTTCGACGGCAACAACAACCTGCTGATCATCGCGATCTCGATCGGCGCCGGCATGGTTCCGGTGGTCGCGCCGAACTTCTACAGCAAGATGCCGGACGAGCTCCAGATCATCTTCGGCAGCTCGATCACCACGACCGTCATCGTCGTCTTCCTCCTGAACCTCCTTTTCAACGGCCCCGCGAAGCCCCGGGCGACCGAGCCCGGACCGGCGGATCCGGTCCCGGCCACCTCCGAGGCATCCCATCCTGACGCGGCCGCCACGGCGACCGCACCGCCCGAATCCGCACCATCAGAAGCGGCGCCTTCCGGGCCCGCGAAGGCCTGA
- a CDS encoding zinc-binding alcohol dehydrogenase codes for MSKSARAFWMTCPGTGEIRTVELPDPGPGEVLVRTLHSGVSRGTETLVFQGRVPESQWSTMRAPFQEGDFPAPVKYGYLNVGVVEAGVPDLVGKTVFCLFPHQTRYVVPATAVTVLPDGVPADRAVLTGTVETAVNAVWDAHPQLGDRITVVGGGMVGLSVAAVLAGFPGADVQLVDTDTSREAIATSLAIGFATPGRAREDRDLVIHASATQAGLARSLELLRPEGTVVELSWHGDRQVAIPLGEHFHSRRLTIRSSQVGGIRPDRRRDYADRLKLALNLLQDSRFEALISGRSSFEDLPKTLPRLADGSLPALCHVIDYPGGN; via the coding sequence TTGTCGAAGTCGGCCCGTGCCTTCTGGATGACTTGCCCGGGAACGGGCGAGATACGCACCGTGGAGCTGCCGGATCCCGGGCCGGGTGAAGTCCTGGTGCGAACGCTCCACTCCGGGGTGAGCCGCGGCACCGAGACGCTGGTGTTCCAAGGTCGGGTGCCGGAGAGCCAGTGGTCGACGATGCGCGCGCCCTTCCAGGAGGGCGATTTCCCGGCCCCGGTGAAATACGGCTATCTGAACGTCGGCGTCGTGGAGGCCGGCGTCCCCGATCTCGTCGGGAAGACCGTTTTCTGCCTTTTCCCCCATCAGACTCGGTACGTCGTACCGGCCACCGCCGTGACTGTCCTCCCGGACGGCGTGCCCGCTGATCGGGCAGTGCTGACCGGAACCGTGGAGACAGCGGTCAACGCGGTCTGGGACGCACACCCGCAGCTCGGCGACCGGATCACCGTGGTCGGCGGTGGCATGGTCGGCCTCTCGGTCGCGGCGGTCCTCGCCGGTTTCCCGGGCGCCGACGTCCAACTCGTCGACACCGACACCAGCCGAGAGGCGATCGCCACGTCCCTGGCGATCGGCTTCGCCACCCCCGGCCGTGCTCGTGAGGACCGCGACCTGGTGATCCACGCGAGCGCGACCCAGGCCGGGCTCGCCCGATCACTCGAACTTCTCCGCCCCGAGGGCACGGTCGTCGAGCTCAGCTGGCACGGCGACCGTCAGGTGGCGATCCCGCTCGGCGAGCACTTCCACTCCCGCCGGCTCACGATCCGCAGCAGCCAGGTCGGCGGCATCCGCCCCGATCGGCGCCGCGACTACGCCGACCGGCTGAAACTCGCCCTGAACCTTCTCCAGGACTCCCGCTTCGAAGCCTTGATCAGTGGGCGGTCGAGCTTCGAGGACCTGCCGAAGACACTCCCCCGGCTGGCCGACGGTTCACTGCCGGCCCTCTGCCACGTGATCGACTACCCCGGCGGGAATTGA
- a CDS encoding CDP-alcohol phosphatidyltransferase family protein, with protein MTISTATTTTSPSRAPLAGFTAQLVLLAVLAVYSGLSSWGWVAGVAFGVVLCGLLNRAALPSLGWANMVTFGRAILTGGVFALVASAASGVVVPAALLVTIAAVALAMDGVDGQVARRTGTSSAFGARFDMEVDAFLILVLSVAAALEFGWWALAIGAFRYLFVAASWALPWLNAALPPRFGRKVVAAQQGVMLAVVVSGLLPVWLAVAALVIALGSLTWSFGRDIAWLYQASRVRHSARSRWSAALVTQ; from the coding sequence GTGACCATCAGTACCGCCACGACCACGACGAGTCCATCCCGGGCTCCGCTGGCCGGCTTCACCGCCCAGCTCGTCCTGCTGGCGGTCCTCGCGGTCTACTCCGGCTTGAGCAGCTGGGGATGGGTGGCGGGGGTCGCGTTCGGTGTCGTCCTGTGCGGGCTGCTGAACCGCGCCGCCCTGCCGTCGCTCGGCTGGGCCAACATGGTCACTTTCGGACGCGCGATCCTGACCGGCGGCGTCTTCGCCCTCGTCGCCTCGGCCGCGTCCGGTGTCGTCGTCCCGGCCGCGCTGCTGGTCACGATCGCGGCGGTCGCGCTGGCCATGGACGGTGTCGACGGGCAGGTGGCCCGGCGTACCGGAACCAGTTCGGCGTTCGGCGCGCGGTTCGACATGGAGGTCGACGCGTTCCTCATCCTGGTGCTCAGCGTCGCGGCCGCCCTCGAATTCGGGTGGTGGGCCCTCGCGATCGGCGCCTTCCGCTACCTCTTCGTCGCCGCCTCGTGGGCGCTGCCCTGGCTGAACGCGGCGCTCCCGCCCCGCTTCGGGCGCAAGGTCGTCGCCGCTCAGCAGGGCGTCATGCTGGCGGTCGTGGTCAGCGGACTGCTGCCGGTCTGGCTCGCGGTCGCCGCGCTCGTCATCGCGCTCGGGTCGCTGACCTGGTCGTTCGGCCGGGACATCGCGTGGCTCTACCAGGCGTCGCGGGTCCGGCACTCGGCGCGCAGCCGCTGGTCCGCCGCGCTCGTCACCCAGTAG
- a CDS encoding alpha/beta fold hydrolase: MSLATMILVVTETMMPVNGIEVCVETFGEPTDPPLLLLAGDASSMDWWDDEFCRRLAAGARFVVRYDHRDTGRSTCFPVGAAAYSGVDLMNDALGVLDGLDLPSAHLVGFALGGGIAQRIAVEHPDRVLSLTLISTSAGSGEPAPPCTGEPAPLTMRPHPSAPIPPAGRALPATPGRLQHVVPHPAGSLPQSAPAAASAGSPAAASAGSPAAASAGSPAAAPATVVLPADDSIADVDWADRRAAVTGLIAEIRERGGPFTAAEPQLRRLAERVFDRTPDLAASRLNHQRAGYGPPVRDRLAAIVAPTVVLHGTLDRRFPAEHPRELADAIPGARLVWLEGVGHELPPRAVWETVLDEIIQP; encoded by the coding sequence GTGAGTCTCGCCACAATGATCCTCGTGGTGACCGAGACGATGATGCCGGTCAACGGCATAGAGGTGTGTGTAGAGACGTTCGGCGAGCCTACCGATCCCCCGTTGCTGCTCCTGGCCGGGGACGCCAGTTCGATGGACTGGTGGGACGACGAGTTCTGCCGGCGACTCGCGGCCGGCGCCCGGTTCGTGGTGCGCTACGACCACCGTGACACCGGGCGATCCACCTGCTTCCCGGTGGGTGCGGCCGCCTATTCCGGGGTCGATCTGATGAACGATGCTCTGGGCGTACTGGATGGGCTCGATCTTCCCTCGGCCCATCTCGTCGGCTTCGCCCTCGGCGGCGGCATCGCGCAACGCATCGCCGTCGAACACCCGGACCGTGTCCTCAGCCTCACCCTGATCTCCACCAGCGCGGGCTCCGGTGAGCCGGCGCCGCCGTGCACCGGCGAACCCGCCCCGCTGACGATGCGCCCGCACCCTTCCGCGCCCATCCCACCGGCCGGTCGTGCCCTGCCTGCCACGCCCGGCCGCCTTCAGCACGTCGTACCGCACCCCGCAGGCAGCCTCCCGCAATCCGCTCCTGCCGCTGCCTCTGCAGGTTCTCCTGCCGCTGCCTCTGCAGGTTCTCCTGCCGCTGCCTCTGCAGGTTCTCCTGCCGCTGCGCCCGCCACGGTGGTCCTTCCCGCGGACGACTCCATCGCGGATGTGGACTGGGCGGATCGCCGAGCCGCGGTGACCGGCCTGATCGCCGAGATCCGTGAGCGCGGCGGCCCCTTCACCGCGGCCGAACCGCAGCTCCGACGCCTCGCCGAGCGCGTCTTCGACCGGACCCCCGACCTGGCCGCGAGCCGTCTCAACCACCAGCGAGCGGGATACGGGCCCCCGGTCCGCGATCGACTCGCCGCGATCGTGGCCCCGACCGTGGTCCTGCACGGCACGCTGGACCGGCGGTTCCCGGCCGAGCATCCGCGAGAGCTGGCGGACGCGATTCCCGGCGCCCGCCTCGTCTGGCTCGAAGGAGTGGGTCACGAACTGCCGCCCCGAGCGGTCTGGGAGACCGTCCTAGACGAGATCATCCAGCCGTAG
- a CDS encoding endonuclease/exonuclease/phosphatase family protein: MPVVVAAMLLLHRAVPGGSLLETFLPWLGLAIPFLLVVAVFRTLRSLIAVLLPLVIWLGMFGSRIVPAPDDVPHDLVAVQHNVSDENPDPVGTVRTLIASGPDFVGVEEITPEVVPVYAAAFGERYPHFTVQGTVGLWSRYPLSSARLLDIRPGSLGPDWNRGLRAVASTPHGDVAVYVVHLPSVRLNPLGLESTRRDESARKLTAALAAEPLERVLLLGDLNSTVDDRTLEPILARLNTAVSGFAFSWPAATPLARIDHVMAADMTVVSVRTLPRTGSDHLPVIARIRL; this comes from the coding sequence GTGCCAGTAGTCGTCGCCGCCATGCTTCTCCTTCATCGAGCGGTGCCGGGTGGCAGTCTGCTGGAGACGTTCCTGCCCTGGCTCGGTCTGGCGATCCCCTTTCTGCTGGTAGTAGCGGTGTTCCGCACTCTCCGCTCGCTGATCGCGGTGTTGCTCCCACTCGTGATCTGGCTCGGGATGTTCGGGTCACGGATCGTTCCCGCGCCCGATGACGTCCCGCACGACCTCGTCGCGGTGCAGCACAACGTCAGCGACGAGAATCCCGATCCGGTGGGCACGGTTCGGACGCTGATCGCCTCCGGCCCGGACTTCGTCGGTGTCGAGGAGATCACTCCGGAGGTGGTGCCCGTCTATGCCGCGGCGTTCGGTGAGAGGTATCCCCACTTCACCGTGCAGGGGACGGTCGGGCTCTGGTCGCGGTATCCGCTCTCCTCGGCACGCCTCCTCGACATCCGGCCCGGCTCGCTCGGCCCGGATTGGAACCGTGGTCTTCGCGCGGTGGCGAGCACCCCGCATGGTGACGTGGCGGTCTATGTGGTGCACCTTCCCTCCGTACGCCTGAATCCGCTCGGTCTTGAATCCACCCGCCGGGACGAGAGCGCCCGCAAGCTGACCGCCGCCCTCGCCGCTGAGCCGCTGGAGCGTGTGCTCCTGCTCGGCGACCTGAACAGCACCGTCGACGACCGCACACTCGAACCGATCCTGGCCCGCCTGAACACCGCCGTGTCCGGGTTCGCCTTCAGCTGGCCGGCCGCCACCCCTCTCGCTCGAATCGATCACGTCATGGCAGCCGACATGACCGTCGTCAGCGTCCGCACACTCCCGCGAACCGGCAGCGACCACCTGCCGGTGATCGCCCGCATCCGCCTCTGA